The genomic window AGAAGAACCCCGACACTTATTCCTCGGGTGTCACTAACTCCATCTTCGTCATCATGGAACGGCCTTATGCTCCTGCCGATACGCGGCTTCATGCTGTGGTGGAGCGCGAGAAGTTGATTCCGCAGGTGCTCGAAGAGGCACGGAAGAACCTTAAGAATCCGCCGCACATCTATACCGAGATCGCTCTCGAACAGATCGACGGGCTGGTCAGCTTTTTTCAAAATGACGTGCCCAGCGCGTTTGCATCCGTTACCGATCCTGACACGAAGGCTGATTTCGCCAAGTCCAATGCGGCGGTCATCGCGGCGCTTCAGTCTTACGGAGCGTGGATGAAGACCGATCTTCTTCCGCGTTCCAACGGCGACTTTCGACTTGGGGCGGATACGTTCCGCAAGAAGCTCTCCTATGACGAGATGGTTGATATTCCACTGGACAGACTTTTACAGATTGCCTTTGCCGACCTGCACAAGAACCAGGCTGAGTTCGCGCGCGTAGCAAAGGAGGTCGATCCTACCAAGACGCCACAGGAGGTCCTTGCCGAACTCGCCACCATTCATCCCGCGCCTGACCAGCTTCTTTCGGCATTCCACAGCACCTTCGACTCGCTCATTACGTTTATTAATACGCACCACATCATTACCATCCCAAGCACGGTGCAACCTACGCTCGAAGAGACACCGCCGTTTATGCGCGCCACCACCTTCGCTTCGATGGACCCTCCGGGGCCATTTGAGACGCACTCCGCGAAGGCCTATTTCAACGTAACGCTGCCGGAGAAAGACTGGACGGCGCAGCACATCGCCGAGCACATGGCCAGCTTCAACGTGGGCACGATTATCAGCACCAGCGTGCATGAGGCATATCCCGGCCACTATGTTCAGTTCCTCTGGATGCCTGAGTTTTCGAGCAAGATCCGCAAGGTGCTTGGAGCCAACACCAACATTGAAGGCTGGGCTCACTACACCGAGCAGATGATGCTCGACGAAGGCTACGACGCGCCCGGCCCGAATGCCACGGCTGCACAGATTCGCGAGTCGCATCTTGTCCGTCTTGGGCAGTTGCAGGATGCGCTGCTGCGCGACGCGCGCTTCGTCAACAGCATCAAGCTGCACACCGGCGAGGGCGAGCCTGACGGAAAGTGGACGATGGAACAGGCTGAGGACTTCTTTGTGAAGGAGGGATACCAGTCGCGCTCCGTGGGTGTGGTTGAAACCAAACGAGGCACCTCTGACCCGACTTATCTTTACTACACACTGGGTAAGCTGGAGATCATGCAGCTCCGCGCGGACATGATGAAGAAAGAGGGCGCGGCCTTCAATCTTGAGACCTTCCACAACAACTTCATGCGCCAGGGCTTTGCTCCTATTGAGATCATTCGCAAAGCCATGCTGCATAGTGACTCGCCAGTACTTTAAGCCCAAAGACCTAACACCGATTTACACTGATTAAACCGATAAGGCTTGAATTGTTCTTCGTAGTTAATCGGTGCGATCGATGTAAATCGGTGTTAGGTCTTTCTGCCGCCATTGGATTGATTCACTTGTAACTCCTGCCTGCTAGCATTTTCAACAATCAAATTGCATCCAAGGAATTTATGACCCAAAAGACTCCCCAGAAGATTCGCAAAGCTGTCTTCCCAGCCGCAGGCATGGGCACTCGCTTCCTGCCTGCAACCAAGGCGCTGCCAAAAGAGATGCTCTGTCTCGTCGACAAACCGCTGATCCAGTACGGCATCGAAGAGGCTGTGGCGGCCGGCTGCACCGAGATCATCATCATTACCAGCCGCGGTAAAGGCATTATGGAGGACCACTTCGACCGCAGCCCTGAACTCGAAGCCGCGCTCGAAGCCAAGAACAAGACTGCGCTACTCGAAATCGCGCGCAGCGTCTCAAAGCTCGCCAAGATCACCTACACTCGTCAGTCGGAGCCGCTCGGCCTGGGCCATGCTGTCCTTCAGGCTAAAGAGATTGTCGGGAACGAGCCTTTCGCTGTATTGCTGCCTGACGATATCGTCGACGCCACTGTTCCCTGCATGAAGCAGATGGTCGAAGCGTTCAACGAGACGCAGTGCAGCATTCTCGGCTCCGAGGTTGTCGAAGGCGCGGCCATCTCGGCCTATGGCTGCCTCGATTGCACGCCCGATCCAAAGAATCCTCGCCTGCTCGCCGTAAAGAACATGGTCGAGAAGCCGAAGCCGAAAGAAGCGCCTTCGCAGAACGCCATCATCGGGCGCTACATTCTTACTCCGCGCATCTTCGAAATGATCGAAGGCATCACTCCCGGCGCGGGCGGCGAGCTGCAGCTCACCGATGCCATTAAGGCCCTGCTGCAATACGAAAAGGTCTACGGCTTCAGCTATGAGGGCAAGCGTCACGATGCCGGGGACAAGCTGGGCTTCCTGAAGGCCACCGTCGAGCTCGCGCTCAAGCGCGAGGACCTCGGGCCGGCGTTTCGTGCCTGGCTTAAATCTTTTCCAATCTAAAGTGGGACAAACAAAGACGCCCATCCTTCGCAACTTCATCACGAAGGATGGGATGTCTTCATTCCATTTACTCCATCTCACCCCTAAGCACCGTTCTCGTACCTCGGGCATCCAATCATCGACGCGCCTTTGAAGGACGCGAAGGAGTAACCAATGCCGTCACTGTTCGACCCGATTCAACTCGGCGACCTGCAGCTTCCCAACCGCATCTTCATGGCGCCGCTTACTCGTCTCCGCGGCACGTTTGACCACATCCCCACCGCAATGATGATCGAGTACTACACCCAGCGCGCCAGCGCGGGACTCATCATCTCCGAAGGAACGCCGGTCGATCCTATGGGCGTCGGTTACGCTAACGTTCCCGGCATCTGGTCGCAGGCGCAGGTCGAGGCGTGGAAGCCCGTTACCGCCGCCGTCCATCATGCCGGAGGTCGCATCTTCGCGCAGATCTGGCACGTCGGCCGCATCTCCGATCCCGAATTTCTCAATGGACAGCTTCCCGTCGCACCCAGCGCCATAGCGGCATCGGGGACTGTCAGCCTGCTTCGTCCGCAGCGCGCCTTCCCTACTCCGCGAGCGCTCGAGCTCGACGAGGTCAAGGGCGTGGTCGAAGCCTTCCGCCGTGGCGCGCAGAACGCACAGGCTGCCGGATTCGACGGCGTCGAGCTGCATGGAGCCAATGGCTATCTGCTCGACCAGTTTCTTCAGGACGGCTCTAACCACCGCACCGACGAGTATGGCGGCCCCATTGAAAACCGCGCCCGGCTGATGCTCGAAGCTGCCGATGCCGCCATCTCCGTCTTCGGCGCTGGGCGGGTCGGAATGCATCTCGCGCCGCGCGGCGATTCTCACGGCATCTCCGACTCCAACTTAACCGCGACCTTCAGTTACGTCGCCCGCGAGCTGGGCCGACGCAAGATCGCCTTTATCGCTGCGCGCGAGCACGTCGGCCCTGACAGCATCGGGCCCCAGCTCAAGCAGATATTCGGCGGCACCTTCGTCGCAAATGAAGCCATCGACCAGCAGACGGGGCAACAGCTTCTCGACGAAGGAAAGGCAGATGCCGTGGCCTTTGGCAAGCTTTTCATCGCAAACCCTGACCTGCCTGCCCGTTTCGCGAAACACGCGCCGCTTAATCGGCCTGAGCCAAATACCTTCTATGCTCCCGGGCGTCATGGTTATACGGACTACCCTTCTCTGTAGAAAAGAGTAGGGCTGCCAGACACTATGTCCTCTATTTTTCGAACCGCTCCTCAAAAACGCGGCCTGAACTTCCTGCATCTCACTATGAGAGTACTCATAAAATCCTGGAGAAGAGATGCCAACCGAAAAAACTGCCAAAGCTTCCGTCACCCGCAAAAAACTCATCGATGCCCTCAACGAAGACCTCGCCCGCGAATATCAGGCCATCATTGCGTACGTCAATTATTCCCAGGTCCTCAAGGGCGCGCAGTATATGAACATCGCCGCTGAACTGGCCGTGCACGCCGGTGAAGAGCTGGCCCACGCCATCACCATCGCCAACCAGATCGACTACCTCGGCGGAATGCCCAGCGTTACCCCCAAGCCGGTCAAGACCTCCGAGAAGGCCACGGACATGCTTCACTTCGATCTGGATAATGAGAACGAGACGATCCGCCAGTATCGCCGCCGCGTCAAGCAGTGCGACGAGCTTGGCGAGTTCGCCACGGCGGAGCATATCCGCGACATCCTTCTGCAGGAGCAGGACCACCAGATCTCTCTCGCTACCGCCCTCGGTATCGATGTTCCCGATGTAGGCATCGCAGACTAACTCTCGTCTTATGCGTAAATAAAGTGCCGTCACCGTTAGCTTTCGGTGACGGCACTTTTCGTGGAACCTTTGACCAGGTCGGGCCTTCAGCCCTTGCATTTCCTGCTTGTACGTTTCATGGGGCTGTGCCCCATGCTGGTATAGACCGCGCCTTCAGCGCGAAGTTCGTTCTCACCGCTCATCATCGATATAGGAGCAACGACTTACTCCGGGGAATATGTCGATACGGTTTAGCCAAGGCCAATCTATTTCTTTTTCGGCGGCGACTTTTTGCGAAGGTCCTTCATCGTTCCTCGCGGAAAGCCAGTCGATTCGCGCACCACAAGGTCGGTCTGAATGTTGTACTCGTGCTTCTGCACGGATTTCTCCGTCCCTTCCGCACAGGCCCGCAATGCGGTCACCGCTGCCTTTGCCAGATCGAAGCGCGACATCTGGACCGTCGTCAGCGGAGGGATGGTCACCTCGGCGATGTGAATGTTGTCGAAGCCGATGACCGAGAGATCGTCCGGCACCCGCAACCCGGCACGGTACATCGTGTGCAGCACGCCGATGGCGGTCATATCGTTCGAGCACATCACCGCGGTCGGCATGTTTTTTTCTGCCAGCAGTTGCTGCATGGCCGCCATGCCACCTTCCAAAGTATGGTCACCCTGCAGAATCCACGCCGGGTTAGGTGCGATGCCGCACTCGCGCAGCGATTCCAAAAATGCGTCGAGGCGGGACTGAGCCGAATGGAGGCCCACGGGGCCACGCAGGAAGGCGATATTTCTATGTCCCAGTGCCGCGAGGTGTTGCACGCCCTGGCGTATGCCGTGGTGATAATCCACCTTCAGCACGTTAATGCCGGGACCATCCGGCCCTACATCGACAAAGACCAACGGCACCTTGCGCTGGGCCAACTGGTCCAGCAGTGGCGCCTCGATGCCGAAGGTCATGACCGCGACACCGTCCACCTTGCGCTCCAACATGCGGCGGATGCAGTGCGACATGCGCTTGGGATCGTGGTTGGTCGAGCTTACCAGTATCTCGTACCCATGCTCGACGGCGATGTCCTCAAAGCCCTGAATCAGCTCAGGGAAGAATGGGTTGGTGATTTCGGAGACGATCAGGCCCAGGATCCAACTGCGCCCGGATACAAGGGCTCTCGCCTGCGTGTTGGGAAAGTAGTCAAGCTCTTCGATGACCTCCCACACGCGCTTGGCGATCTTTGCGTTCACCGTCGGTACGCGGTTGATCGTGCGCGAAACAGTTGCAATCGAAACGTTCGCCAGACGCGCAATGGTGCGAATATCCATACGCTCCGGGGTCTTCTTCGTCGTCGTGCGCTTCTTCTTCGTGCTCTGTCCAAGGTTGGCCATAGAGAGTATCAGGAATGCGTTTACAGAATAGCCTACGCAGCTAAAACGATTATGTAACCCGATAGCCTCCACATTGGCACATCGCCCGCTACAGAGACCGCGATTCGCAGCCTGTGCACCGTTCCCCCCGGCAACTCTCGGAAGATCTCTTTCGTCCGAGCCACTCTTTCCCCAACCGGATCCATTTATTGGAAACGTTTGCTGTTAATCGGCCTCGCCACTACAGTGGATGTGTCGAGGGCAGACATCGTCCCTGAATTCACCGCATAGGAGAAACCCCGTGGACCGTAGAAGATTCCTGCAGGCATCGTCACTCGCCGGAGCCGCATTCGCATTCGCTGCCCGTCCCGCATGGAGCGCAACCGCCGATGCACATGTCGAAGTTCTGCTCGACGAGAGCGTCGGCACCATCGCGCCCGAGATCTACGGCCAGTTCACCGAGCATCTCGGCGGCGTCATCTATGACGGTATCTGGGTAGGCGAGGACTCGCCCATCCCAAACGTCGGCGGGATACGCAAGCAGATCATCGATCGGATGAAGCAGATCCACGTCCCCGTCGTGCGCTGGCCCGGCGGCTGCTTCGCCGACAGCTACGACTGGCGAGACGGTGTTGGTCCACGCAAGGACCGGCCCACCCGCACCAACTTCTGGGCTGACGATCCCGACGCAGCGCGGCTGAAGGGCAACGCCGTTCAGGCTTATGAAAATAACGCCTTTGGTACGGACGAATTTGTACGCTTCTGCAATCTCAGCGGTGCCGAGCCCTACCTCGCGAGCAATCTGCGCAGCCTGCCCGCGCTCGAGTTCTCTCGCTGGGTCGAATATTGCAACTCGCCCGCCGACTCCACCACGCTGGCGAAGCAGCGTGCAGGCAACGGCTCTGCTGCTCCCTATGATGTGAAGTATTGGGGCGTCGGCAACGAAAGCTGGGGTTGCGGCGGCAACTTCGAGCCGGAGGAATATGCCGAGGAGTTTCGCCGCTTCACCACCTGGGTTCCACACTACGGCGTGCCGCTCTCGTTCATCGGCTCAGGCCCCAACGACAACAATCTGGAGTGGACCAACGGCTTCTTCGAGGCGCTGCGCAAAAAGAACTATATGCCGCGCGAGCTTCATGGGTGGAGCGTCCACTACTACACCTGGAACCTGAGCCTGGGTCAGACCACCGACTGGGTCGCGGGCAAGCGCGATGCGCTCGACTTCGACGAGACCGGATGGTACGAACTCTTCCTGCAGGGCCTCTACATGGAAGAGATCGTGCGAGCGCAGTGGGGATTACTGGGTGAATTCGATCCCAACCGCAACATCAAGCTCGTCGTGGATGAGTATGGACCCTGGTACAAACCCGGCACCCAACTCGATCCCACACACCTGCTCGGCCAGCAGGTTACTCTTCGCGATGCTTTGCTGACCGCCATGACGCTCGACATCTTCAACCGCCATGCGGAAAAAGTCGGCATGGCCGCCTGCGCGCAACTGGTCAATTGCCTGAATGCCCTCTTTTTTTCGCACGAAGACAAGT from Granulicella sp. L56 includes these protein-coding regions:
- a CDS encoding DUF885 domain-containing protein, producing MAIPVAQTANAQRISADGSPQTFQYVSDQYFSDVYFHFSPTAGTSAGLHQYDTQLEDYSAAGIQKEIAALHDFEKKVETIDPTALDASVAGDREILLNNIRSQLLTLEVIRPWEKNPDTYSSGVTNSIFVIMERPYAPADTRLHAVVEREKLIPQVLEEARKNLKNPPHIYTEIALEQIDGLVSFFQNDVPSAFASVTDPDTKADFAKSNAAVIAALQSYGAWMKTDLLPRSNGDFRLGADTFRKKLSYDEMVDIPLDRLLQIAFADLHKNQAEFARVAKEVDPTKTPQEVLAELATIHPAPDQLLSAFHSTFDSLITFINTHHIITIPSTVQPTLEETPPFMRATTFASMDPPGPFETHSAKAYFNVTLPEKDWTAQHIAEHMASFNVGTIISTSVHEAYPGHYVQFLWMPEFSSKIRKVLGANTNIEGWAHYTEQMMLDEGYDAPGPNATAAQIRESHLVRLGQLQDALLRDARFVNSIKLHTGEGEPDGKWTMEQAEDFFVKEGYQSRSVGVVETKRGTSDPTYLYYTLGKLEIMQLRADMMKKEGAAFNLETFHNNFMRQGFAPIEIIRKAMLHSDSPVL
- the galU gene encoding UTP--glucose-1-phosphate uridylyltransferase GalU, which codes for MTQKTPQKIRKAVFPAAGMGTRFLPATKALPKEMLCLVDKPLIQYGIEEAVAAGCTEIIIITSRGKGIMEDHFDRSPELEAALEAKNKTALLEIARSVSKLAKITYTRQSEPLGLGHAVLQAKEIVGNEPFAVLLPDDIVDATVPCMKQMVEAFNETQCSILGSEVVEGAAISAYGCLDCTPDPKNPRLLAVKNMVEKPKPKEAPSQNAIIGRYILTPRIFEMIEGITPGAGGELQLTDAIKALLQYEKVYGFSYEGKRHDAGDKLGFLKATVELALKREDLGPAFRAWLKSFPI
- a CDS encoding alkene reductase, with amino-acid sequence MPSLFDPIQLGDLQLPNRIFMAPLTRLRGTFDHIPTAMMIEYYTQRASAGLIISEGTPVDPMGVGYANVPGIWSQAQVEAWKPVTAAVHHAGGRIFAQIWHVGRISDPEFLNGQLPVAPSAIAASGTVSLLRPQRAFPTPRALELDEVKGVVEAFRRGAQNAQAAGFDGVELHGANGYLLDQFLQDGSNHRTDEYGGPIENRARLMLEAADAAISVFGAGRVGMHLAPRGDSHGISDSNLTATFSYVARELGRRKIAFIAAREHVGPDSIGPQLKQIFGGTFVANEAIDQQTGQQLLDEGKADAVAFGKLFIANPDLPARFAKHAPLNRPEPNTFYAPGRHGYTDYPSL
- a CDS encoding bacterioferritin encodes the protein MPTEKTAKASVTRKKLIDALNEDLAREYQAIIAYVNYSQVLKGAQYMNIAAELAVHAGEELAHAITIANQIDYLGGMPSVTPKPVKTSEKATDMLHFDLDNENETIRQYRRRVKQCDELGEFATAEHIRDILLQEQDHQISLATALGIDVPDVGIAD
- a CDS encoding LacI family DNA-binding transcriptional regulator, which codes for MANLGQSTKKKRTTTKKTPERMDIRTIARLANVSIATVSRTINRVPTVNAKIAKRVWEVIEELDYFPNTQARALVSGRSWILGLIVSEITNPFFPELIQGFEDIAVEHGYEILVSSTNHDPKRMSHCIRRMLERKVDGVAVMTFGIEAPLLDQLAQRKVPLVFVDVGPDGPGINVLKVDYHHGIRQGVQHLAALGHRNIAFLRGPVGLHSAQSRLDAFLESLRECGIAPNPAWILQGDHTLEGGMAAMQQLLAEKNMPTAVMCSNDMTAIGVLHTMYRAGLRVPDDLSVIGFDNIHIAEVTIPPLTTVQMSRFDLAKAAVTALRACAEGTEKSVQKHEYNIQTDLVVRESTGFPRGTMKDLRKKSPPKKK
- a CDS encoding alpha-N-arabinofuranosidase, which codes for MDRRRFLQASSLAGAAFAFAARPAWSATADAHVEVLLDESVGTIAPEIYGQFTEHLGGVIYDGIWVGEDSPIPNVGGIRKQIIDRMKQIHVPVVRWPGGCFADSYDWRDGVGPRKDRPTRTNFWADDPDAARLKGNAVQAYENNAFGTDEFVRFCNLSGAEPYLASNLRSLPALEFSRWVEYCNSPADSTTLAKQRAGNGSAAPYDVKYWGVGNESWGCGGNFEPEEYAEEFRRFTTWVPHYGVPLSFIGSGPNDNNLEWTNGFFEALRKKNYMPRELHGWSVHYYTWNLSLGQTTDWVAGKRDALDFDETGWYELFLQGLYMEEIVRAQWGLLGEFDPNRNIKLVVDEYGPWYKPGTQLDPTHLLGQQVTLRDALLTAMTLDIFNRHAEKVGMAACAQLVNCLNALFFSHEDKFITTPVFHVFDMYAAHQGAQSLRVNFSSPQIHYQRNGKPTTLAGLLGSASMRGKTVTITATNPDLKESKVTEIALRGSARIASAEASVLTDADMHAHNTFEQPNAVQLKKLAVDVQGGRLNITIPPASVSRITIQLA